The following are encoded together in the Brassica napus cultivar Da-Ae chromosome A9, Da-Ae, whole genome shotgun sequence genome:
- the LOC106363738 gene encoding ABC transporter C family member 5, whose amino-acid sequence MSMGTLLRALRDLPLVEASSICITLALLLVFIIDISARRLLLCLRRGPFLKHDSVGNSSSGDARELQVTIGYKFSVLCCFFVLIVHVSVLVLDVVGVAKERNEISVLFSPVTEVVAWLVLCASVVRCNYTSAEKFPLLLRLWWVVGFLICLWALFIDSREILVNGSNHLSSHVVGNFVSAPALAFLCFVALRGVSGLRVITTHSHLLDPLLVEDEEEEEEKAGCLSVTSYSDAGLFSLATLSWLNPLLSLGAKRPLDLKDIPLLAPKDRAKTNYRILNFNWEKLKAENPSKPPSLAWAILKSFWKEAACNAVFAGLNTLVSYVGPYLVNDFVNYLGGKETYPHEGYILAGIFFAAKLAETLTTRQWYLGVDILGMHVRSALTAMVYRKGLKLSSITKQNHTSGEIVNYMAVDVQRVGDYSWYLHDMWMLPLQIVLALGILYRSVGMAAVATLAATVFSIIATIPLAKVQEDYQDKLMSAKDERMRKTSECLRNMRILKLQAWEDRYRVVLEGMRSTEFKWLRKALYSQAFITFIFWSSPIFVAAITFATAIGLGTQLTAGGVLSALATFRILQEPLRNFPDLVSMMAQTKVSLDRISGFLQEEELQEDATIILSQGMTETSVEIKDGCFSWDPSWVRPTLFDIHLNVKRGMRVAVCGVVGSGKSSFLSCILGEIPKISGEVRICGSAAYVSQSAWIQSGNIEENILFGSPMDKAKYKNVIHACSLKRDLELFSHGDQTIIGDRGINLSGGQKQRVQLARALYQDADVYLLDDPFSAVDAHTGSELFKEYILTALADKTVIFVTHQVEFLPTTDLILVLRDGQIIQSGKYEELLQAGTDFLSLVSAHHEAIEAMDIPSHSSEDSDSHHGLDQSLPHNPKSNASSSNIEILAKEVQEGPSGSNQKATKEKKKAKRLRKKQLVQDEERVRGRVSMKVYWSYMAAAYKGLLIPLIIIAQTLFQFLQIASNWWMAWANPQTEGDQAKVSSTVLLLVFIALAFGSSVFIFVRAILVATFGLVAAQKLFLNMLRSVFRAPMSFFDSTPAGRILNRVSIDQSVVDLDIPFRLGGFASTTIQLIGIVGVMTNVTWQVFLLVIPTGIACLWMQKYYMASSRELVRIVSIQKSPIIHLFGESIAGAATIRGFGQEKRFMKRNLYLLDCFARPFFCSIAAIEWLCLRMELLSTFVFAFCMILLVSFPHGTIDPSMAGLAVTYGLNLNARLSRWILSFCKLENKIISIERIYQYSQIPSEAPTFIEDAHPPPSWPENGAIEINNLKVRYGENLPTVLHGVNCVFPGGKKIGIVGRTGSGKSTLIQALFRLIEPYAGQIIIDGIDISSIGLHDLRGRLSIIPQDPTLFEGTIRGNLDPLEEHTDQEVWQALDKSQLGDIVRAKDQKLDTPVLENGDNWSVGQRQLVSLGRALLKQARILVLDEATASVDSATDNLIQKILRTEFGDCTVCTIAHRIPTVIDSDLVLVLSDGLVAEFDTPTRLLEDKSSMFLRLVTEYSSRSSGIPDF is encoded by the exons ATGAGTATGGGCACGCTCTTGAGAGCTCTTCGTGACTTACCACTCGTGGAAGCGTCTTCGATCTGCATCACTTTGGCTCTTCTCTTAGTGTTTATCATCGATATCTCCGCCAGACGCTTGCTTCTCTGCCTCCGTCGCGGTCCTTTCCTCAAACACGACTCTGTAGGAAACTCTAGTTCCGGAGACGCCCGCGAGCTTCAAGTCACCATTGGTTACAAATTCTCGGTTCTTTGCTGTTTCTTTGTCTTAATCGTGCACGTTTCGGTTTTAGTGTTGGATGTTGTCGGAGTAGCTAAGGAAAGAAACGAGATTAGTGTTCTTTTCTCGCCGGTTACAGAGGTTGTAGCTTGGTTAGTGTTGTGCGCATCAGTTGTTCGATGTAATTACACCTCTGCGGAAAAGTTTCCTTTGCTGCTGAGGCTGTGGTGGGTTGTGGGCTTCTTGATTTGTTTATGGGCTTTGTTCATAGACTCCAGAGAGATTCTTGTGAACGGCTCGAACCATTTGTCTTCACATGTTGTTGGGAACTTTGTTTCAGCTCCTGCTCTGGCTTTCCTCTGCTTCGTGGCTCTCAGAGGTGTATCAGGTCTTCGAGTTATTACTACACATTCACATCTTCTTGACCCTCTGCTTgtcgaagatgaagaagaagaagaagagaaagctgGGTGTCTCAGTGTTACTTCCTATAGTGACGCCGGGTTGTTCAGCCTCGCTACGCTTTCGTGGCTGAATCCTCTCCTCTCTCTTGGCGCCAAGAGGCCGTTGGATCTCAAGGACATTCCTCTGCTCGCTCCCAAAGACCGGGCAAAGACCAACTACAGAATCTTGAACTTTAACTGGGAGAAGTTAAAGGCTGAGAATCCCTCGAAACCGCCTTCTCTCGCTTGGGCCATCTTGAAGTCGTTTTGGAAAGAAGCGGCTTGTAATGCAGTCTTTGCTGGCTTGAACACTCTTGTTTCTTATGTGGGTCCTTATTTGGTGAATGACTTTGTTAATTATCTGGGTGGGAAAGAGACTTACCCTCACGAGGGTTACATCCTCGCTGGTATCTTCTTTGCGGCCAAACTCGCAGAGACTTTGACAACCCGGCAGTGGTATCTTGGTGTGGATATCTTGGGGATGCATGTCAGATCAGCTCTAACGGCTATGGTGTACAGAAAAGGGCTCAAACTCTCGAGTATAACCAAGCAGAACCACACGAGCGGCGAGATTGTGAACTACATGGCCGTTGATGTCCAGAGAGTAGGTGACTACTCTTGGTACCTTCATGATATGTGGATGCTTCCTCTACAGATTGTACTTGCTCTCGGGATCTTGTACAGGAGTGTGGGAATGGCGGCTGTAGCTACGTTGGCGGCCACAGTTTTCTCTATTATCGCCACCATCCCATTGGCCAAAGTCCAAGAGGACTATCAAGACAAATTGATGTCTGCTAAAGATGAGCGGATGAGGAAGACTTCGGAGTGTTTGAGGAACATGAGGATTCTGAAACTGCAGGCTTGGGAGGATCGGTACAGGGTCGTGCTTGAGGGAATGAGGAGCACGGAGTTCAAATGGCTTCGAAAGGCTTTATACTCCCAAGCGTTTATCACGTTTATATTCTGGAGTTCGCCTATCTTCGTAGCTGCAATCACGTTTGCTACGGCCATAGGCCTAGGAACTCAGCTCACTGCAGGAGGCGTTCTCTCTGCGCTTGCAACGTTCAGGATTCTTCAGGAGCCGCTTAGGAATTTTCCTGATCTGGTGTCAATGATGGCTCAGACTAAAGTGTCTCTTGATCGTATATCGGGGTTTCTGCAAGAGGAAGAGCTCCAGGAAGACGCTACGATAATCCTTTCTCAAGGTATGACAGAGACATCTGTGGAGATCAAAGACGGTTGTTTCTCTTGGGATCCTTCGTGGGTAAGGCCAACTTTGTTTGATATTCATCTAAACGTCAAGAGAGGAATGCGAGTAGCTGTTTGCGGAGTCGTCGGTTCCggaaaatcaagttttctttcttgTATACTTGGAGAAATACCTAAAATCTCGGGTGAA GTCAGAATATGCGGTAGTGCTGCTTATGTTTCACAATCCGCATGGATCCAGTCTGGGAATATAGAAGAAAATATTCTCTTCGGCAGTCCAATGGACAAGGCCAAGTACAAGAACGTTATACACGCTTGCTCActgaaacgggacttggagctCTTCTCACATGGTGATCAGACCATTATCGGTGACAGAGGCATAAACCTCAGCGGTGGTCAGAAGCAGAGAGTTCAGCTAGCGAGAGCGCTTTACCAGGATGCTGATGTATATCTGCTAGACGACCCTTTCAGCGCTGTTGACGCTCACACTGGCTCCGAACTCTTCAAG GAATATATATTGACGGCTCTGGCAGACAAGACTGTGATATTTGTAACTCATCAAGTCGAGTTTCTTCCTACCACGGATCTTATATTG GTCCTTAGGGATGGCCAAATTATACAGTCAGGTAAGTATGAGGAACTGCTACAAGCAGGAACGGATTTCTTATCACTTGTGTCTGCTCATCATGAAGCAATTGAAGCAATGGACATTCCAAGCCATTCATCAGAGGACTCTGACAGCCATCATGGGCTAGACCAGTCATTGCCACACAATCCAAAATCCAACGCTTCCTCGAGCAACATTGAGATTCTGGCCAAGGAGGTCCAAGAAGGGCCGTCGGGGTCTAACCAGAAAGCCaccaaagagaaaaagaaagcgaAACGGCTAAGGAAGAAACAACTGGTTCAGGACGAGGAACGTGTCCGGGGACGAGTCAGTATGAAGGTGTACTGGTCATATATGGCTGCAGCCTATAAAGGGCTGTTGATTCCGCTCATAATCATTGCGCAGACTCTGTTTCAGTTCCTTCAGATTGCAAGTAACTGGTGGATGGCCTGGGCAAATCCGCAAACAGAGGGAGACCAAGCTAAAGTGAGCTCCACGGTCCTTCTCCTTGTATTTATTGCGCTAGCGTTTGGTAGCTCAGTATTTATCTTTGTCCGAGCGATTCTGGTCGCCACGTTCGGCCTCGTAGCTGCTCAGAAGCTGTTTCTGAACATGCTCAGGAGTGTTTTCCGCGCGCCAATGTCGTTTTTCGACTCGACTCCTGCTGGAAGGATCTTAAATCGG GTGTCCATTGATCAAAGCGTGGTGGATCTTGATATTCCTTTTAGGCTCGGAGGATTTGCATCAACAACAATACAGCTCATTGGCATTGTTGGTGTGATGACAAACGTTACATGGCAAGTGTTTCTTCTTGTAATTCCAACTGGCATTGCTTGCTTGTGGATGCAG AAATACTACATGGCATCGTCTAGAGAGCTGGTTCGGATAGTGAGCATACAGAAATCTCCAATTATCCATCTATTTGGGGAGTCAATCGCGGGTGCAGCAACAATCAGAGGGTTTGGCCAAGAAAAGCGTTTCATGAAGAGAAACCTCTATTTACTGGACTGCTTTGCCCGCCCTTTCTTTTGCAGCATCGCTGCTATAGAATGGCTCTGTTTACGCATGGAGCTGCTTTCTACTTTCGTCTTTGCCTTCTGCATGATCCTGCTCGTTAGCTTTCCACATGGAACAatcgatccaa GCATGGCTGGTCTTGCAGTAACGTATGGCCTTAATTTAAACGCTCGCCTGTCCCGGTGGATACTTAGCTTTTGTAAGCTCGAGAACAAAATCATCTCCATCGAGAGAATCTATCAGTATAGTCAGATTCCCAGTGAGGCCCCTACGTTCATCGAGGACGCTCACCCTCCTCCCTCGTGGCCAGAAAATGGAGCCATTGAGATCAACAATTTGAAG GTTCGCTATGGAGAGAATCTACCAACTGTACTCCACGGAGTCAACTGTGTATTCCCTGGTGGCAAGAAGATTGGGATTGTGGGGCGCACAGGAAGTGGCAAATCAACACTGATCCAAGCGCTGTTCAGGCTGATAGAGCCATATGCAGGACAAATAATCATTGATGGCATTGATATCTCTTCCATTGGCCTTCACGATCTCCGTGGCCGTCTCAGCATCATTCCCCAAGACCCCACTTTGTTTGAAGGCACTATCCGAGGAAACCTCGACCCTCTCGAAGAACACACTGATCAAGAAGTTTGGCAGGCTCTAGATAAGTCACAGTTGGGGGACATAGTTCGTGCGAAAGACCAGAAGCTCGATACTCCAG TGTTAGAAAATGGAGATAACTGGAGTGTTGGGCAGAGGCAGCTGGTGTCTCTTGGGCGTGCATTGCTTAAACAAGCGAGAATTCTTGTGCTTGATGAAGCAACTGCATCGGTTGACTCAGCCACTGATAATCTCATCCAGAAGATTTTGAGAACAGAGTTTGGAGACTGCACCGTCTGCACCATCGCACATCGGATCCCGACTGTGATCGATAGTGACTTGGTTCTGGTTCTAAGCGATG GTCTTGTTGCGGAATTCGACACGCCAACACGACTTCTAGAGGATAAGTCTTCGATGTTCCTTCGACTGGTGACAGAATACTCATCGAGATCAAGTGGCATACCTGACTTCTGA
- the LOC106363737 gene encoding NADH dehydrogenase [ubiquinone] 1 alpha subcomplex subunit 9, mitochondrial-like yields the protein MESQITVAKEHGGIMRFIQVSCLGASVSSPSRMQRAKAAAEEAVFSALPEATVMRPATMIGTEDRILNPWAMFVKKYGFLPLIGGGTNKFQPVYVVDVAAAIVAALKDDGSSMGKTYELGGPDVFTPHDLAEIMFDMIREWPRYVKLPFPIAKAMAGPRDFMVNKVQYPLPSPQIFNLDQINALTTDTLVSDKALTFQDLDLVPHKLKGYPVEFLIQYRKGGPNFGSTVSEKIPTDFYN from the exons ATGGAGTCCCAGATTACC GTGGCTAAGGAACATGGTGGgataatgagatttattcaagttTCTTGTCTGGGAGCTTCTGTGTCATCTCCTTCAAGAATGCAGAGGGCTAAAGCTGCTGCTGAGGAAGCTGTCTTCAGCGCGCTGCCTGAG GCGACAGTCATGAGACCTGCGACCATGATTGGCACAGAGGACAGAATCCTGAACCCCTGGGCAATGTTCGTTAAAAAATATGGTTTCCTCCCGCTCATAGGTGGTGGTACCAACAA ATTCCAGCCCGTATATGTGGTTGATGTTGCTGCTGCAATCGTTGCAGCTCTGAAGGATGATGGCTCCAGCATGGGGAAAACCTATGAATTAGGTGGTCCAGATGTCTTTACCCCTCATGATTTG GCGGAGATCATGTTTGATATGATTCGTGAATGGCCTCGATATGTGAAGCTTCCATTTCCAATTGCTAAG GCAATGGCGGGTCCTCGGGATTTCATGGTGAACAAGGTCCAGTACCCGCTACCATCCCCACAGATCTTCAATCTGGATCAAATCAATGCGCTTACAACCGATACACTTGTATCTGACAAGG CCTTGACTTTTCAGGATTTGGACCTTGTCCCTCATAAATTGAAGGGATATCCAGTCGAGTTTCTTATTCAATATCGCAAGGGTGGTCCTAATTTCGGTTCTACTGTCAGTGAAAAGATACCAACAGACTTCTACAATTGA
- the LOC106368840 gene encoding uncharacterized protein LOC106368840 isoform X2, with product MEGEGDDYPGPESGIDGINLNGRNVGAVMVAPRDVDIASQSGCRVNIYVNSNVQATCGSALFGSKVKLRDPGVHLHIEDVKMPREDGSRQKEMRLIKVGLCLVCLFNVSLGLFLLLSSWLRK from the coding sequence ATGGAAGGCGAAGGAGACGATTATCCAGGGCCTGAATCCGGCATTGACGGAATCAACTTGAACGGGAGAAATGTAGGGGCCGTGATGGTGGCACCTAGGGATGTAGACATAGCAAGTCAGAGTGGATGCAGGGTCAACATATACGTGAACAGCAACGTTCAAGCGACTTGTGGGTCAGCTCTGTTTGGTAGCAAGGTCAAGCTAAGAGATCCTGGTGTTCATCTCCATATCGAAGACGTTAAAATGCCCCGCGAAGACGGATCTAGACAGAAAGAGATGAGGTTGATTAAGGTTGGGTTATGTTTGGTCTGTCTCTTTAACGTCTCTCTAGGACTCTTTCTCTTGCTCTCCTCTTGGCTCCGGAAGTAA